The following are encoded in a window of Haliaeetus albicilla unplaced genomic scaffold, bHalAlb1.1 scaffold_139, whole genome shotgun sequence genomic DNA:
- the LOC138684265 gene encoding RIMS-binding protein 3C-like yields the protein MARGVAGRGPVARSHPLPRRGPAQAPGSLAQKEEQRREREARQAELEEERLRTQELRRCFAAETRELKAALERERQLLAERLRSEWEQRQAQEARRLQELNQRQRVAETRQLLRWKEAELREGQELLRQACTAAVDQTRDLQRQLAEEMVRPSRSGREARSKLQDVLSKLQWETDGYQPARIRHLQNQLQLERRLFLKYILQRFEGELPASPCTAQPEGPPGHQGHQETQSSCSSGREGPQAPAAPQERPPESRSAGQQTTCKAVADAQLQVPEGQDLVLLKQNSRLRRLLEDLERQQSALEMENRLLKKEGSPEARKKAERLQQINAHLAALASRLEERSRQLQATTVCLINTQVPLPIQSPTEEPCTASLPQQRGGEMGEPAGALLAQDKQHDFSEKAAEELQAQVAAGEEASDHVSAHSRTGEELEVQLSEVTNENTRLAEENARLRGQMGLTEHVRAENADLKGQLARVAAERDAAIQMKVCLQTQLEEAERKLEAMREMAERSQQLEKELEETKLALQRKEEQGKCLPRAQAEAHGEHQETLQLFRAQLVWYQKLNEQHQQLLRELEWLERERSKRIISRPRQANGAADKEPILLAAMRKQPAELRAFVARYSYDPFSGPNERPELELPLVAGQYVYIFGDVDEDGWYVGELTDGTRGFVPSNLVEEVSDDGQPDDTGVCPETSDW from the coding sequence ATGGCGCGGGGCGTTGCGGGACGGGGGCCGGTGGCGCGCAgccaccccctgccccgccggggCCCGGCGCAAGCCCCCGGCAGCCTTGCGcagaaggaggagcagaggcGGGAGCGGGAAGCGCGACAGGCTGAGCTGGAGGAAGAGCGGCTCCGCACCCAAGAGCTGCGCCGCTGCTTCGCTGCCGAAACCCGGGAGCTGAAGGCGGCCCTGGAGAGGGAGCGGCAGCTCCTGGCAGAGCGGCTCCGATCTGAGTGGGAGCAGCGACAGGCTCAGGAGGCGCGGCGGCTGCAGGAGCTGAACCAGCGGCAGCGGGTGGCAGAGACCCGCCAGCTGCTGCGCTGGAAGGAGGCTGAGCTCCGCGAGGgacaggagctgctgcggcAGGCATGTACTGCCGCCGTTGACCAGACGCGGGACCTGCAGCGGCAGCTGGCCGAGGAGATGGTGAGGCCCAGCAGGAGCGGCAGGGAGGCCCGAAGCAAGCTCCAGGACGTCCTCAGCAAGCTACAGTGGGAGACGGATGGCTACCAGCCCGCCCGCATCCGCCACCTCCAgaaccagctgcagctggagaggagaCTCTTCCTCAAATACATCCTGCAGCGGTTCGAGGGCGAGctgcctgcctccccctgcACGGCCCAGCCCGAAGGCCCTCCTGGGCACCAGGGCCATCAGGAGACGCAGagctcctgctcctctggcaGAGAAGGGCCCCAGGCCCCGGCGGCACCCCAGGAAAGACCGCCGGAAAGCCGCAGCGCTGGGCAGCAAACAACGTGCAAGGCTGTGGCAGATGCTcagctccaggtgccggagGGGCAAGACCTGGTGCTCCTGAAGCAGAACAGCCGCCTGCGGCGCCTTCTAGAAGACCTGGAGAGGCAACAGAGTGCCCTTGAGATGGAGAACCGCCTCCTGAAAAAGGAAGGCTCTCCAGAAGCGCGCAAGAaggcagagaggctgcagcagaTAAATGCTCACCTAGCTGCCCTCGCCTCGCGGCTGGAAGAAAGATCCAGGCAACTGCAGGCGACCACTGTTTGCCTGATCAACACTCAAGTGCCACTGCCCATCCAAAGCCCCACCGAGGAACCGTGCACGGCATCGCTTCCTCAGCAGAGGGGTGGAGAAATGGGAGAGCCTGCTGGAGCTTTGCTGGCACAAGACAAGCAGCATGACTTCTCAGAGAAGGCAGCTGAGGAGCTTCAGGCCCAAGTGGCTGCAGGTGAAGAGGCCTCTGATCATGTGAGCGCCCACAGCCGAACCGGCGAGGAGTTAGAGGTGCAGCTCTCGGAGGTGACAAATGAAAACACCCGCCTGGCTGAAGAAAATGCTCGCCTCCGTGGGCAGATGGGTTTGACAGAACACGTTCGAGCTGAAAATGCCGACCTGAAAGGGCAACTGGCGCGAGTGGCAGCGGAGCGAGATGCTGCCATCCAAATGAAGGTCTGTCTTCAAACCCAGCTGGAAGAGGCAGAGCGCAAACTGGAAGCCATGAGAGAAATGGCAGAAAGGAGTcaacagctggagaaggaaCTTGAGGAGACAAAGTTAGCGCTCcagaggaaagaagagcaaGGCAAGTGTTTGCCGAGGGCTCAGGCAGAAGCACACGGGGAACACCAAGAAACCCTGCAACTGTTTCGAGCCCAGCTGGTTTGGTATCAGAAGCTAAACGAGCAACACCAGCAGCTACTTCGGGAACTTGAATggctggaaagagaaagatcCAAGCGTATCATTTCCAGGCCGCGCCAGGCTAACGGGGCTGCAGACAAGGAGCCCATCCTCCTGGCGGCTATGAGAAAACAACCGGCGGAGCTGCGAGCATTCGTAGCTCGATACAGCTACGATCCGTTCAGTGGTCCCAATGAGCGGCCTGAACTAGAGCTTCCTCTAGTTGCTGGGCAATACGTGTACATCTTTGGAGACGTGGATGAAGACGGCTGGTACGTGGGAGAGCTGACCGACGGCACAAGAGGCTTCGTCCCCTCTAATCTTGTTGAAGAAGTTTCAGATGACGGACAACCTGATGACACCGGAGTCTGTCCAGAGACAAGTGATTGGTAG